A genomic region of Saprospiraceae bacterium contains the following coding sequences:
- the rffA gene encoding dTDP-4-amino-4,6-dideoxygalactose transaminase, whose product MRCEGNHFVCTFGKFFSSVAFFVETIQLHVENLHPSIEQYLKELLVTGSFNTDNRFAEEAVRWLNLNFKPAYSLLTNSCTDALEMSGLILDLKEGDEVIVPAYTYVSTANAYCLRTRELRFADCLPNRPVVDLSTIEPLVTANTKAIVVMHYGGIAVEMNALVDFCKQHQIALIEDAAHAIGATYLGRPLGSYGDMGSISFHYTKPISCGEGGCILLNREKWISKANCIYEKGTNRKFYKEQQLSKYEWLDLGSSYAMSGIQACVLAAQLQSINEVITKRVKIWQTYMELLAPLCQKGHFQLPDVPEGNQINGSYFFIKLQEPDRRDDFIHFLKNASIESGFHYLALHRSPFYANKRNQFLPNADSFEASLIRLPIHTLLQPDQLEYITAIIDSYFGKQVV is encoded by the coding sequence ATGCGATGTGAAGGGAATCATTTTGTGTGTACTTTTGGCAAATTCTTTTCATCAGTTGCATTTTTTGTGGAAACCATTCAATTACATGTTGAAAATCTTCATCCTTCGATCGAGCAGTATCTCAAAGAGCTACTAGTTACCGGAAGCTTTAATACGGACAATCGATTTGCGGAAGAAGCTGTACGTTGGTTAAACTTAAACTTTAAGCCTGCTTATAGTTTGTTGACAAACAGTTGTACGGATGCTCTTGAAATGTCTGGATTGATTCTCGATTTGAAAGAAGGAGATGAGGTCATTGTGCCAGCTTATACTTATGTTTCAACAGCCAATGCTTATTGTCTTCGGACCCGGGAATTGCGTTTCGCAGATTGTCTCCCCAACAGGCCGGTGGTCGATTTGTCGACCATAGAGCCCTTGGTCACCGCAAATACGAAGGCCATAGTGGTCATGCATTATGGCGGCATTGCTGTTGAAATGAATGCACTTGTTGATTTTTGCAAGCAACATCAGATCGCATTGATAGAAGATGCTGCACATGCGATTGGAGCTACTTATTTGGGAAGGCCCCTTGGATCTTATGGAGATATGGGAAGTATTTCTTTCCATTATACAAAACCAATATCTTGCGGGGAAGGAGGTTGTATTTTATTAAATAGGGAGAAATGGATCAGCAAAGCCAATTGCATTTATGAAAAAGGAACCAATAGAAAATTTTACAAAGAGCAGCAACTCTCGAAATATGAATGGTTAGACCTTGGATCGTCATATGCAATGTCTGGCATACAAGCCTGTGTGCTTGCGGCCCAATTACAATCCATAAATGAAGTGATAACGAAAAGAGTGAAAATCTGGCAAACTTATATGGAATTACTTGCGCCATTATGCCAAAAAGGTCACTTCCAATTGCCGGATGTGCCGGAAGGAAACCAAATCAATGGTTCTTATTTTTTTATTAAATTACAAGAACCTGATCGCAGGGATGATTTTATACATTTCTTGAAAAATGCATCGATCGAATCTGGTTTTCATTATTTGGCTTTACACAGGAGTCCATTTTATGCGAATAAGCGGAATCAATTTCTGCCTAATG